In a genomic window of Trichoderma atroviride chromosome 4, complete sequence:
- a CDS encoding uncharacterized protein (EggNog:ENOG41~TransMembrane:1 (i142-162o)), whose translation MKRKSEKQIARETAKHISMVKKSRKKASIQNETALFAAASILRFHGELVIQPREVAIIKGVDMSHCDEGQMVFFTDGAVHIRKNQDDIVHQASPKQAQCQSRHHPLRRNKVKLAAAIAYKVAKSSEWTVRAFTVPKGGRGRYYLAAELAGIAGALGIAISSINDSRKRDSITPQKVVILTDCQDAIGKLQKLREHTSNRKSQDGTLACKLITRSQHLHDLGVLLEVHWIPGHHPAISGNIRADTEARRTAKSDMNIYEWELLQVEI comes from the coding sequence atgaagagaaaatccGAGAAGCAGATTGCTCGCGAAACTGCGAAACACATATCCATGGTCAAAAAGTCACGTAAAAAGGCTAGCATACAAAACGAAACAGCTCTTTTCGCAGCGGCATCTATTCTGCGTTTCCATGGCGAGCTGGTTATCCAGCCCAGGGAGGTGGCCATTATAAAAGGGGTGGATATGTCTCACTGTGACGAAGGACAAATGGTCTTCTTTACTGATGGCGCTGTTCATATTCGAAAGAATCAAGATGATATTGTTCATCAGGCCTCCCCCAAACAGGCGCAATGTCaatctcgtcatcatcccCTTCGTCGAAACAAGGTCAAGCTAGCTGCTGCAATTGCATACAAGGTTGCAAAAAGCAGCGAGTGGACAGTGAGGGCTTTTACGGTACCTAAAGGGGGCAGAGGCAGATATTATCTCGCGGCTGAACTGGCTGGTATCGCAGGCGCTTTAGGAATTGCAATATCAAGTATAAACGACTCAAGAAAAAGGGACTCGATTACTCCACAAAAGGTCGTCATCTTAACCGACTGCCAGGATGCCATTGGCAAGCTACAAAAGCTACGAGAGCACACTTCAAATCGGAAGTCTCAAGATGGAACACTTGCTTGCAAGCTTATAACAAGATCACAGCATCTTCATGATCTTGGTGTTCTACTTGAAGTACACTGGATTCCAGGCCATCATCCTGCCATCTCAGGAAATATTCGTGCAGATACTGAGGCACGGCGAACAGCAAAAAGCGACATGAATATCTACGAGTGGGAACTTCTCCAGGTCGAGATATAG
- a CDS encoding uncharacterized protein (EggNog:ENOG41), whose amino-acid sequence MFPTRRAFSAASKQLASRPFRPIQSSARLYSTESATSTTEQPATSTPPAKASTSTSTNSNTTRYARAATRATKPAMAASIAYEDIVYQPKGIAFEDAKEEDGEVLDAATVDWTRSFYGISAKPVSEKQFKFLMQPVEEKDIEVKPDGVIYLPEIKYRRRLNEAFGPMGWGLIPKGEAIVSDTIVTREYALIVGGRFVSQAQGENSYFSSEQLPSAVEGCKSNALMRCCKDLGIASELWDPHFVRWFKKNHMEEVWVEHVTTKKKRLQWYRKGDIDVQYPYKVSK is encoded by the exons ATGTTTCCCACCCGCAGAGCCTTTTCAGCGGCTTCCAAGCAGCTCGCCAGCCGCCCCTTCCGACCAATCCAGTCCTCAGCCCGCCTCTACTCTACAGAATCAGCGACGTCTACGACAGAACAGCCAGCTACATCAACACCCCCCGCAAAAGCTTCCACCTCCACATCAACAAACAGCAACACAACGAGATATGCCAGAGCTGCGACTCGGGCGACAAagccggcgatggcggccTCTATAGCATACGAGGATATTGTCTACCAGCCCAAGGGCATTGCGTTTGAAGATgcaaaggaggaggatggcgaAGTGCTGGACGCAGCGACTGTGGACTGGACAAGGAGCTTCTACGGCATTTCAGCAAAGCCAGTGTCGGAAAAGCAGTTCAAGTTCCTGATGCAGCCGGTCGAGGAAAAGGACATCGAGGTCAAGCCAGATGGCGTCATCTATCTGCCCGAGATCAAGTacaggaggagattgaacGAGGCTTTCGGCCCTATGGGATGGGGCTTGATTCCCAAGGGAGAGGCAATTGTTAGCGACACGATTGTGACCCGGGAGTATGCCCTCATTGTGGGCGGCCG ATTTGTCTCACAAGCTCAGGGCGAAAACTCATATTTCTCTTCTGAACAGCTACCCTCTGCCGTCGAAGGATGCAAGTCCAACGCCTTGATGCGATGCTGCAAGGATCTGGGTATTGCCTCCGAGCTGTGGGACCCTCACTTTGTCCGATGGTTCAAGAAGAACCACATGGAGGAAGTGTGGGTTGAGCACGTcaccaccaagaagaagcgattGCAATGGTACAGAAAGGGCGACATTGACGTACAGTACCCTTACAAGGTCAGCAAATAA
- a CDS encoding uncharacterized protein (EggNog:ENOG41): MPERLSTSQSDQLLHVPGSKGYIGRGLHCVRGNRLRGRKENADTVNIWYLDPGFPIDSLTTNQTVHGTVPTLIGDTWGDTIFKGPMAVVSKEGNASDPRRMKDVTLTAYRDAVDYLGYYVETEGSMIDGRGANTTLAQNVITKDRAGKTTGWRINCRHDQVTLGLGDMLSVAVPRAHLLFRLEGDDPLDIPAMLGFDWVAKAYNRSGKDDAGLENEMARLLLLRAEVSNGRWVGVRSWLNDPAIGSILLVAKSGNREIEDGVVRGICELIQDVVVPLMAEERASRPGSRKEIVDAVREEGERRSLFNARGAEELSWR, encoded by the coding sequence ATGCCAGAAAGACTATCTACATCCCAATctgaccagcttctccatgttCCGGGATCCAAGGGATATATTGGGCGTGGATTGCATTGTGTTCGCGGAAATAGGCTTCGCGGGAGAAAGGAGAATGCGGATACCGTCAACATATGGTATCTGGATCCGGGGTTTCCTATCGACAGTCTCACTACTAACCAGACGGTACACGGTACGGTACCGACCCTCATTGGGGACACGTGGGGAGACACAATCTTTAAAGGGCCTATGGCGGTCGTTTCTAAAGAAGGCAATGCTTCTGACCCGCGGCGTATGAAAGATGTAACGCTAACGGCGTACCGAGATGCCGTTGACTATCTGGGCTACTATGTTGAAACTGAGGGTAGCATGATAGACGGGCGCGGCGCAAACACGACACTTGCACAGAATGTTATAACGAAAGATAGGGCGGGCAAGACGACAGGATGGCGGATCAACTGCAGGCATGATCAAGTGACGCTGGGACTGGGCGATATGTTATCGGTTGCGGTTCCGCGGGCTCATCTACTTTTCCGACTCGAAGGCGATGACCCGCTAGATATACCTGCTATGCTGGGATTTGACTGGGTGGCTAAAGCATACAACCGCAGCggaaaagatgatgcaggGCTTGAGAATGAGATGGCGCGACTCCTTCTGCTCCGGGCTGAGGTGAGTAACGGAAGGTGGGTGGGCGTGCGTAGCTGGCTAAACGACCCAGCTATTGGAAGTATTCTACTGGTGGCAAAGTCAGGAAATAGGGAGATAGAGGACGGCGTGGTGAGGGGTATTTGCGAACTGATCCAGGACGTTGTTGTTCCTCTTATGGCGGAAGAGCGGGCATCGCGGCCAGGAAGCAGGAAGGAGATTGTTGACGCGGTTAGGGAAGAGGGGGAGAGGAGGTCCTTGTTCAATGCaagaggagctgaagaattAAGTTGGAGATAA
- a CDS encoding uncharacterized protein (EggNog:ENOG41), with the protein MMTRIEDQLRTRGWPASNLSSFSMQHWPRPIPVNVIFPVVPAVIPYLIGTPPPSASTPLPCSLISFPFDSDPCLGRAVRQAGRPTVLRTTSTTGLRICHMRDCEIWYRPRSSSKIRRPAALAALLQETATVTRRWSRPPVLFRRPRRRLRGPGLAPSSWQIHAISLRRAARESYISWRCPGRLDDSPIRFFPGDNSIPYSSCRDATAASHLLCFGGCTSISHVEEATGAPIVARNVVFTRIPVTLICQSLKTRFLGWWFFDIFNLHSALISHLLPLTDIITHPTIPAIAWLFLYKPSLSAISIEPLSFLSASKMMLEDDSSGPVPNTYARPPSPASTGSAITVGTSQNAHLIKSLEQGEYVPDDETWDDTRSLTDSIRQHIIDGGLRYHAYHAGQYNFPNDETEQYRDDLKHNLTIHLCEGAYYYAPIHERLLQPGAEVLDLGTGTGKWSIELADMYPNAQFHGMDLSPIQPDWVPENVLFVVDDIEHEAGWTYPENSFDYIHIRHTCHSIKNRTELWNRVYKHLKPGGYVEVQEFQYAAACDDQSCNQPYAWRDFLRFLGDGLAALGSNIHAILNVQDELVAAGFQGIRRIDLKCPNGPWPKLRRLQECGHILRDVIMWGLVGLARRPFMLGLGWTAIQIEMFLVDVRKSIIAEENGLPKFHSYFPFHNIYGYKPLDAPLDVA; encoded by the exons ATGATGACTAGAATCGAGGATCAGCTTCGGACCCGTGGGTGGCCGGCGTCGAACTTGTCTAGCTTCTCTATGCAGCATTGGCCCAGGCCCATCCCTGTCAATGTCATCTTCCCCGTGGTTCCTGCTGTAATACCGTACCTAATAGGTACTCCGCCACCAAGTGCTTCTACACCATTACCCTGCTCGTTAATTTCGTTTCCCTTTGACTCGGATCCCTGCCTTGGCCGTGCTGTGAGGCAAGCTGGAAGGCCAACAGTGCTCCGGACGACTTCTACTACGGGGCTACGAATCTGCCACATGCGAGATTGCGAGATTTGGTACCGGCctcgaagcagcagcaagattcGCCGCCCTGCCGCCCTGGCAGCGCTACTGCAAGAGACTGCCACCGTGACCCGACGCTGGAGCAGGCCGCCTGTCCTTTTTCGCAGgccccgtcgtcgtcttcgtgGGCCGGGCCTAGCGCCGTCTAGTTGGCAAATCCACGCCATCTCGCTGAGAAGAGCCGCTCGAGAATCGTACATTAGCTGGCGATGCCCCGGTAGGCTAGACGATTCGCCCATCCGTTTCTTCCCTGGCGACAACTCTATCCCTTACAGCAGCTGTCGAGACGCCACAGCTGCTAGCCATCTGCTGTGTTTCGGGGGCTGCACATCCATCTCGCATGTGGAGGAGGCCACGGGAGCGCCAATAGTTGCTCGCAACGTTGTATTCACACGTATACCGGTCACGCTCATCTGTCAATCACTGAAAACTCGTTTCCTTGGATGGTGGTTCTTTGACATATTCAACTTGCATTCTGCACTCATCAGCCACCTGCTGCCTCTAACAGACATCATCACGCATCCTACAATACCCGCCATTGCCTGGCTATTTCTCTACAAACCATCTCTTTCGGCAATTTCAATCGAAcccctttctttcctttcggCATCCAAAATGATGCTCGAAGACGACAGCAGCGGGCCGGTCCCAAACACTTACGCACGACCTCCGTCACCAGCCTCCACCGGCTCAGCCATCACAGTCGGCACATCACAGAACGCCCATCTTATTAAAAGCCTCGAACAGGGCGAATACGTTCCTGACGACGAGACATGGGATGACACGCGTAGCCTTACCGACAGTATCCGCCAGCATATCATCGATGGTGGCCTACGCTATCATGCGTACCACGCTGGGCAATACAACTTCCCCAACGACGAGACAGAGCAGTATCGGGACGACCTCAAGCACAACCTGACCATCCATCTTTGCGAAGGAGCCTATTATTACGCTCCCATTCAtgagcggctgctgcagcctggtGCTGAAGTTCTCGATCTAG GTACTGGAACTGGAAAATGGTCGATTGAAT TGGCTGACATGTATCCTAATGCACAATTCCATGGCATGGATTTATCACCAATCCAACCTGATTGGGTACCCGAGAACGTGCTTTTCGTGGTTGATGACATCGAACATGAAGCTGGATGGACATATCCCGAAAACTCTTTTGATTATATCCATATTCGTCATACCTGCCACTCAATAAAAAATCGAACCGAGCTTTGGAACCGAGTTTACAA GCATCTGAAACCAGGCGGCTACGTTGAAGTTCAAGAGTTTCAGTACGCTGCTGCTTGTGACGACCAGTCATGTAACCAGCCATACGCTTGGCGCGATTTCTTACGATTCCTGGGGGATGGACTTGCTGCCCTTGGTTCCAACATCCATGCCATCTTGAACGTCCAGGATGAGCTAGTCGCTGCCGGTTTCCAAGGTATTCGACGGATAGATCTGAAGTGCCCCAACGGCCCGTGGCCCAAATTGAGACGTCTTCAAGAGTGCGGCCACATCCTCCGAGACGTCATCATGTGGGGTCTTGTTGGGCTGGCTAGACGACCTTTTATGCTTGGACTGGGATGGACTGCCATTCAGATTGAAATGTTCCTTGTCGATGTCCGCAAGTCTATTATTGCGGAAGAAAACGGCTTGCCCAAGTTCCACTCCTATTTTCCTTTCCACAACATATACGGCTACAAACCTCTTGACGCACCTCTTGACGTTGCTTAA
- a CDS encoding uncharacterized protein (TransMembrane:3 (o6-26i38-60o66-87i)) encodes MFDLFAMLLSSIASFLFPIFASYKALKTSDPAQLMPWLMYWVVFSCCLLVESWVYFILAWVPFYGYIRLLFFLYLILPQTQGARVLYETYIHPFLRENESQIDEFIASAHERLKAAGIDYFRKAIDYLRVNVLGLPPSEPEPPAPPAYQSYTQSLLARFNIPAAARPSAPSNVGSDLFGLLAGAVAAATGSGARNEAGAASVVPSHIQDSNERMTFIASQRDRLNVLLTALDREAAQLQRDGQTQSRSRSRHMDSDEDVTQRPPSGLSGWSGLSKSRSETDFEKIDAESGAEDESNLRRRHAAGDDAGGSWMPWGRSGGTSHSSGLDD; translated from the exons ATGTTCGACCTCTTTGCCATGCTCTTATC CTCTATCGCGTCCTTCCTCTTCCCCATCTTCGCCTCCTACAAAGCCCTCAAGACGTCGGATCCTGCGCAGTTGATGCCATGGCTCATGTACTGGGTCGTGTTTAGCTGCTGTCTGCTTGTAGAGTCGTGGGTCTACTTCATCCTTGCGTG GGTCCCGTTCTACGGCTACATTCgccttttattctttttataccTTATTCTACCGCAAACCCAGGGCGCTCGAGTGCTCTACGAGACGTACATCCATCCCTTCCTCCGCGAAAACGAATCGCAGATCGACGAGTTTATCGCCAGCGCCCATGAGCGTCTCAAGGCGGCCGGCATCGACTACTTCCGAAAGGCCATTGACTACCTGAGAGTAAATGTCCTCGGTCTACCCCCAAGCGAACCCGAGCCTCCCGCTCCTCCCGCCTACCAGAGCTATACGCAATCGCTCCTCGCTCGGTTTAACATCCCCGCAGCAGCGAGGCCTTCTGCTCCTAGCAATGTAGGCTCCGATCTCTTCGGCCTCTTGGCCGGTgccgtggcggcggcaaccGGCTCAGGGGCGCGAAACGAAGCTGGCGCGGCATCGGTAGTTCCATCCCATATCCAAGACTCAAATGAGAGGATGACCTTCATCGCCTCCCAGCGAGACCGACTCAACGTCCTCCTCACAGCTCTTGATCGAGAAGCAGCGCAGCTTCAGCGAGACGGACAGACGCAGTCTCGATCCCGCTCTAGGCACATGGATAGCGACGAGGATGTCACCCAGAGGCCGCCTAGTGGGCTCAGCGGATGGAGCGGACTGAGCAAGAGCCGCAGCGAGACGGATTTTGAGAAGATTGACGCCGAGAGTGGAGCCGAAGATGAGTCCAACCTCCGGCGCCGTCATGCCGCAGGTGACGACGCAGGCGGCTCGTGGATGCCTTGGGGTCGCAGTGGAGGCACAAGCCACAGCTCTGGACTGGATGATTAG
- a CDS encoding uncharacterized protein (EggNog:ENOG41~TransMembrane:2 (i180-201o221-241i)): MHYIRLLKSPTQSRSGKKHMLDLVFTITTDLGDSFLYPDEPINLTIHAEIPSDSDSKKKDLVDLSLRTGKLQWRSGMRVAKPSVDISRLMQLPSNSKSKVSICISTENFSARSVSDILATTAVSEEEEPAGQIMPVWITLGHAEAEVEVSTRRLYLPGTSEQEDYVELEEEIGESIARHIWDAGVIAFCAIAESWILPMPTDTEPSGLKSLKKLFAGPKPINVLELGCGVGILGGGLSAVIPRMRPPPSRRCTILMTDLEEAESRTRSNMSRLLQARRAKSSSSPPVKLLYENLDWEQGRKGEFDFETQNHRWDLVMLSDCTYNVDMLPALVETLSALHTSNMAHAAASSSSSGEASSGEQLLSTKVFLATKPRHASEEALFDLLSQEGWTELHRQTLPLPVLGAETQSVELYLYEKLQ; this comes from the coding sequence ATGCATTACATACGGCTTCTTAAATCACCAACTCAGTCTCGCTCCGGGAAGAAGCACATGCTGGATCTGGTCTTTACAATAACTACCGACCTAGGAGACTCATTTTTATATCCAGACGAGCCAATCAATCTGACCATCCATGCCGAAATACCAAGTGATTCAGAttctaaaaagaaagatttAGTTGATCTCTCTTTGAGGACAGGAAAATTACAATGGCGATCTGGAATGCGCGTTGCAAAACCTTCAGTTGACATCTCTAGATTGATGCAACTGCCATCAAATTCCAAGAGCAAAGTCTCTATATGCATCAGCACAGAGAACTTTTCTGCGCGTAGCGTATCCGACATACTTGCTACTACAGCTGTTtcggaggaagaagagccagcTGGACAAATAATGCCGGTCTGGATTACATTGGGCCACGCTGAAGCTGAGGTTGAAGTTTCTACAAGGAGGCTATATTTACCCGGAACTTCTGAGCAGGAGGATTACGTcgagcttgaagaggagATTGGCGAGAGCATTGCCAGGCATATTTGGGATGCAGGAGTAATTGCATTCTGCGCAATTGCCGAGTCATGGATATTGCCAATGCCAACGGATACCGAACCTTCTGGCCTAaagtctttgaagaagcttttcGCTGGCCCAAAACCTATAAACGTTTTAGAGCTGGGATGCGGCGTTGGAATCCTGGGGGGAGGCTTGAGTGCTGTAATACCAAGGATGCGGCCGCCCCCCAGTCGCAGATGCACAATCCTCATGACAGATTTGGAGGAAGCAGAGAGTCGGACCAGGTCCAACATGTCCCGGCTCCTCCAGGCCCGAAGAGCAAAGTCTAGCAGCAGCCCTCCCGTGAAGCTTCTATACGAGAACCTTGATTGGGAACAAGGTCGAAAGGGGGAGTTTGATTTCGAGACACAAAACCACCGCTGGGATCTCGTCATGCTTAGTGACTGCACGTACAACGTGGATATGCTTCCCGCGCTGGTTGAAACGTTATCTGCGCTGCACACATCTAACATGGCACATGCGGCcgcttcgtcctcgtcatccgGTGAGGCGTCATCCGGCGAGCAGTTACTTTCAACAAAAGTCTTCTTGGCCACAAAGCCGCGGCACGCTTCGGAAGAGGCCTTGTTTGACCTGTTATCGCAAGAGGGATGGACTGAGCTACATAGACAGACTTTGCCACTGCCCGTCCTTGGCGCAGAGACGCAATCTGTGGAACTGTATCTCTACGAGAAACTGCAGTAG
- a CDS encoding uncharacterized protein (EggNog:ENOG41), which yields MPGDVKEKPPATEASAAAAIEEDDEPDEWDKRIFSTGCADENMRMTDCYYEKKDWRACAKEASYSDYIFNFPHVLIINGGF from the exons ATGCCTGGAGACGTAAAGGAAAAGCCACCAGCTACAGAGGCCTCAGCAGCCGCGGCAattgaggaggatgatgagccGGATGAGTG GGACAAGCGAATATTCAGCACAGGCTGCGCGG ATGAGAATATGAGAATGACAGACTGCTActatgagaagaaggattgGAGAGCGTGCGCAAAAGAGGCAAGTTATTCTGATTACATCTTCAATTTCCCACATGTGCTCATAATAA ATGGAGGATTTTAA
- a CDS encoding uncharacterized protein (EggNog:ENOG41): MNYPSPRTPGSTPIHEWEYTRMSSATPTPSPRPSWLETPRRPATRAAHSRASSYSQGGASTPRAPVDSPRYNSSGQYATVDVSPKYFSSSRGPSGSSQFPAWHDRRFSHTYVRAATPFGESDEDEIFEASGRTYVLLAESRAKGRRNSHAYDYEGIRYTNHDDYPQGTAAYYADYRDAYDSPQSHIPASHVRPPTSHGHTRRSSAAANVPQRPSTVRPSAQAYRAKAAAAASVPSPKATEADARKHRIPTGYSLKNWDPTEEPILLLGSVFDANSLGKWIYDWTVYRAGASSPIADMAGELWLLLIQLSGKIKRAEDIVGRVRSAENREIMNEFIESGERLTDKLRSLLKACEAPMLKAAKKKQSGLGKNSGVEFVDTLFGRDRELAKTEKYMQSLRLFNMRFDANCEAILANPSS; encoded by the coding sequence ATGAACTACCCATCACCACGAACGCCTGGATCGACCCCGATCCACGAGTGGGAATACACACGAATGTCGTCCGCCACTCCAACCCCATCACCGCGGCCAAGCTGGCTCGAGACGCCTCGACGACCAGCCACCCGAGCAGCTCACAGCCGGGCCAGCAGCTATTCTCAGGGCGGCGCATCTACGCCTCGCGCTCCGGTAGATTCGCCCCGCTACAACAGCTCCGGCCAGTATGCCACGGTTGATGTGAGTCCCAAATATTTTTCGTCGTCGCGCGGGCCCTCCGGGTCGTCTCAATTTCCTGCCTGGCACGACCGCCGATTCTCTCACACCTATGTCCGGGCTGCAACTCCGTTTGGAGAAtccgacgaggacgagatcTTCGAGGCTTCGGGGCGTACATATGTGCTGCTTGCCGAGTCGCGGGCAAAGGGTCGCAGGAACTCGCATGCTTATGATTATGAGGGGATACGGTACACTAATCACGACGACTACCCACAGGGCACCGCAGCCTACTACGCCGACTATCGTGATGCCTACGACTCGCCGCAGTCGCACATCCCGGCCTCCCATGTCCGCCCTCccaccagccatggccacaCTCGCCGTTcgtcggcagcggcaaacGTCCCGCAGAGGCCATCCACCGTCCGTCCATCAGCACAGGCTTACCGcgccaaggccgccgccgccgcttctgTCCCGTCACCAAAGGCCACCGAAGCCGATGCCCGAAAGCACCGGATTCCGACGGGCTACTCCCTCAAGAACTGGGACCCGACAGAGGAGcccattctcctcctcggcagcGTCTTTGACGCCAACAGCCTCGGCAAGTGGATTTACGACTGGACCGTCTACCGAGCCGGTGCCAGCTCTCCCATTGCCGACATGGCAGGCGAGCTCTGGCTTCTTCTGATTCAGCTCTCCGGCAAGATCAAGCGTGCGGAAGACATTGTTGGTCGCGTGCGAAGTGCCGAGAACCGAGAGATTATGAATGAGTTTATCGAGTCTGGCGAGCGTCTCACAGACAAGCTTCGCTCGCTCCTCAAGGCGTGTGAGGCCCCCATgctcaaggctgccaagaagaagcagtcaGGCCTGGGCAAGAACTCTGGTGTCGAGTTTGTCGATACTCTCTTTGGCCGTGACCGAGAACTCGCCAAGACAGAGAAGTACATGCAGAGCTTGAGACTGTTCAATATGAGATTCGATGCCAACTGCGAGGCTATCCTAGCAAACCCATCCTCCTAA
- a CDS encoding uncharacterized protein (EggNog:ENOG41) — protein MTRLPFHADHIGSLIRPEYVSDAQRQFDEGKVSAEELLIVQQSVIKEIVKKQQLNGVRALSSGEFDRKYYFSGFFEKLAGFREVSPVPWELTRLSAPPIAALKKTGQQYPMAAICEGKIRYESSPYLENWRLLRNAVPQEQWAECKFTMPPACYFHLRLAPGKCYSPEAYSSDEDFFADLAVAYQKEIQTLYDEGLRNLQIDDPTMAYFCSDEMRESLRNEGSDPDELFDLYLKAHNDCIAKRPEGLHVGLHICRGNFSKSIHFSEGSYEKIAERFFTVLNYDTFFLEYDNARSGGFEPLRFLPKGKNVVLGVVTTKDPELEDAQEIKQRVLEAAKIIADGQQRSVEEVMENIGISPQCGFASVAIGAEGMTEDKMFAKLRLVKDIAKELWPDRP, from the exons atgacgaggctcCCCTTCCACGCAGACCACATCGGCTCTCTCATTCGCCCAGAATATGTGTCCGATGCTCAACGGCAGTTCGACGAGGGCAAAGTCTCCGCAGAGGAGCTCCTCATCGTCCAGCAGTCCGTCATTAAAGAAATCGTCAAGAAACAGCAGTTGAACGGCGTAAGAGCTCTGTCCTCTGGCGAATTCGACCGCAAGTACTACTTTTCGGGCTTCTTCGAGAAGCTCGCAGGCTTCCGTGAAGTTAGCCCCGTGCCATGGGAGCTCACGAGGCTGTCTGCGCCGCCCATCGCCGCGCTCAAGAAAACCGGGCAGCAGTATCCCATGGCCGCCATATGCGAGGGCAAGATCCGCTACGAAAGCAGTCCGTATCTCGAAAactggcggctgctgcgcaaTGCCGTGCCCCAAGAGCAGTGGGCGGAATGCAAGTTCACGATGCCTCCGGCATGTTATTTCCACCTGAGGCTGGCTCCGGGGAAGTGCTACAGCCCTGAAGCGTACTCTAGCGATGAGGACTTCTTTGCGGACTTGGCAGTGGCCTACCAAAAGGAGATTCAGACATTGTACGATGAGGGCCTGCGGAATCTTCAAATCGACGACCCGACGATGGCGTACTTCTGTTCCGATGAGATGCGAGAGTCGTTGCGGAACGAAGGGTCTGATCCGGATGAGCTGTTTGACTTATACCTGAAGGCTCACAATGACTGCATTGCAAAGCGTCCGGAAGGTCTCCATGTTGGGCTTCATATCTGCCGAG GCAACTTTTCCAAATCAATCCACTTCAGTGAAGGTTCATACGAGAAGATTGCCGAACGCTTCTTCACCGTCCTCAATTACGATACCTTCTTCCTCGAATACGACAACGCCAGGTCCGGCGGCTTCGAGCCTCTGCGCTTCCTCCCCAAGGGCAAAAACGTCGTTCTTGGTGTAGTCACAACCAAAGACCCCGAGCTCGAAGATGCCCAGGAGATCAAGCAGCGGGTGCTGGAAGCCGCAAAGATTATTGCGGACGGTCAGCAACGCAGCGTCGAGGAGGTCATGGAGAACATCGGCATCAGCCCGCAATGCGGCTTTGCCAGCGTGGCTATTGGTGCAGAGGGCATGACGGAGGACAAGATGTTTGCTAAGCTGAGGCTGGTTAAGGATATTGCAAAGGAGCTGTGGCCAGATCGGCCATAA